A stretch of the Mycobacteroides immunogenum genome encodes the following:
- the ssb gene encoding single-stranded DNA-binding protein — translation MFETPVTVIGSIVGDLKRRQVGSDEMIRFRVVSNARRRREDGSWVNSNSLFINVSCWGRLVTGVGAALGKGAPVIVHGHLHTSEFEDKEGNRRQVTEMKAIAVGPDLSRTIARIEKVGYTGRHNDAEAPEQPDSGAGQSTAGLLEMDESSEESVNLPLSA, via the coding sequence ATGTTCGAGACACCCGTGACCGTTATCGGTTCCATCGTGGGAGATTTGAAGCGGCGCCAAGTCGGCTCCGACGAGATGATCAGGTTCCGCGTCGTCAGTAACGCACGCCGCCGGCGAGAAGACGGAAGTTGGGTGAATTCGAACTCCCTCTTCATCAATGTCAGCTGTTGGGGCCGATTGGTGACCGGTGTCGGTGCCGCACTGGGCAAGGGGGCGCCGGTGATCGTGCACGGTCATCTGCACACCAGCGAGTTCGAGGACAAGGAAGGTAACCGTCGTCAGGTCACGGAGATGAAAGCGATCGCCGTCGGACCGGATCTGTCGCGGACCATCGCCCGGATAGAGAAGGTCGGTTACACCGGCAGACACAATGACGCCGAAGCGCCCGAGCAACCCGATTCCGGCGCCGGGCAATCAACGGCCGGGCTCCTGGAAATGGACGAGAGCAGCGAAGAGTCGGTGAACCTGCCCCTAAGCGCCTGA
- the ettA gene encoding energy-dependent translational throttle protein EttA: MAEYIYTMMKVRKAHGDKVILDDVTLNFLPGAKIGVVGPNGAGKSSVLKIMAGLDKPNNGEAFLANGASVGILMQEPELDETKTVRENVEAGVALKGKLNRYNEVAELMATDYSDELMEEMGKLQEELDAADAWDIDSQLEQAMDALRCPPPDEPVTHLSGGERRRVALCKLLLSKPDLLLLDEPTNHLDAESVLWLEQHLASYPGAILAVTHDRYFLDNVAEWILELDRGRAYPYEGNYSTYLEKKAERIAVQGRKDAKLHKRLQEELAWVRSGAKARQAKNKARLGRYEEMAAEAEKTRKLDFEEIQIPTGPRLGNVVVEVSHLDKGFEERALIKDLSFTLPRNGIVGVIGPNGVGKTTLFKTIVGLENPDGGEVKVGETVKLSYVDQSRAGIDPKKNVWEVVSDGLDHIVVGQNEMPSRAYVSAFGFKGPDQQKPAGVLSGGERNRLNLALTLKQGGNLILLDEPTNDLDVETLGSLENALEQFPGCAVVISHDRWFLDRTCTHILAWEGSDDNPASWFWFEGNFQAYEENKVERLGIDAARPHRVTHRRLTRD, encoded by the coding sequence ATGGCTGAGTACATCTACACGATGATGAAAGTCCGCAAGGCGCATGGCGACAAGGTCATCCTCGACGATGTCACCCTGAACTTCCTGCCCGGCGCCAAGATTGGTGTGGTCGGTCCAAACGGTGCCGGTAAATCCAGCGTCCTGAAGATCATGGCCGGGCTGGACAAGCCCAACAACGGCGAAGCATTCCTGGCGAACGGCGCCAGCGTCGGAATCCTGATGCAGGAGCCGGAGCTGGACGAAACGAAGACGGTGCGCGAGAACGTCGAGGCCGGCGTCGCGCTCAAGGGCAAGCTCAACCGGTACAACGAAGTCGCCGAGCTGATGGCCACCGACTATTCCGATGAGCTCATGGAAGAGATGGGCAAGCTCCAGGAAGAGCTGGACGCCGCCGACGCCTGGGACATCGACTCGCAGCTGGAGCAGGCCATGGACGCGCTGCGCTGCCCGCCGCCCGACGAGCCGGTAACGCACCTGTCCGGTGGTGAGCGCCGACGCGTGGCGCTGTGCAAGCTGCTGCTGTCGAAGCCTGATCTACTGCTGCTCGACGAGCCCACTAACCACTTGGACGCTGAGAGCGTGCTGTGGCTTGAACAGCACTTGGCCAGCTACCCGGGTGCCATCCTGGCTGTCACCCACGACCGGTATTTCCTGGACAACGTGGCCGAGTGGATCCTTGAGCTGGACCGCGGCCGCGCGTACCCCTACGAGGGCAACTACTCCACCTACCTGGAGAAGAAGGCCGAGCGCATCGCCGTGCAGGGGCGCAAGGACGCCAAGCTGCACAAGCGCCTGCAGGAAGAGCTCGCATGGGTGCGTTCAGGCGCCAAGGCCCGTCAAGCCAAGAACAAGGCACGGCTCGGGCGCTACGAGGAGATGGCCGCCGAGGCGGAGAAGACGCGGAAGCTCGACTTCGAGGAAATTCAGATTCCCACCGGCCCGCGCCTGGGCAATGTGGTGGTCGAGGTGAGTCATCTCGACAAGGGATTCGAGGAACGCGCCCTCATCAAAGATCTCTCGTTCACGCTGCCTCGTAACGGCATCGTCGGCGTCATCGGTCCCAACGGCGTCGGCAAGACCACCCTGTTCAAGACCATCGTCGGGCTCGAGAACCCCGACGGCGGTGAGGTCAAGGTGGGTGAGACCGTCAAGCTGAGTTACGTCGACCAGAGCCGTGCCGGTATCGACCCCAAGAAGAATGTCTGGGAGGTCGTGTCCGACGGTCTCGACCACATTGTGGTCGGCCAGAATGAAATGCCTTCGCGGGCTTACGTTTCAGCTTTCGGATTCAAAGGACCCGACCAGCAGAAGCCGGCCGGTGTGCTCTCCGGTGGTGAACGCAACCGTCTCAACCTGGCACTCACCCTCAAGCAGGGCGGCAACCTGATCCTGCTGGACGAGCCCACCAACGACCTGGACGTCGAGACCCTGGGCTCGCTGGAAAACGCACTCGAGCAGTTCCCGGGCTGTGCGGTCGTCATCTCGCACGACCGGTGGTTCCTGGACCGCACCTGCACGCACATCCTGGCGTGGGAGGGAAGCGACGATAACCCCGCTTCCTGGTTCTGGTTCGAAGGCAACTTCCAGGCGTACGAAGAGAACAAAGTCGAACGTTTGGGTATCGATGCGGCCAGACCTCACAGAGTTACCCACCGCCGCCTGACGCGCGACTAG
- a CDS encoding NAD-glutamate dehydrogenase has product MREALMRALLRLAARRQPHEIAMATYRNGDDAGLGTAVQLVTDYTPLLTESITVLLRRQGVAIVDLMDPVFSVDRATDGALLSAIPVEHPQSDTAPNAESWIHLQLPPSIDAERLAFIETQLPHTLEDGSHVAADSDAMRDAVIELAGDLDASPGNARFSSAELTEVANLLRWLVDGNFTLLGYQRCTVENGRATVDESSRLGLLKRREDVLPQLTHTDQLLVLAQATTPTYLRYAIYPNIVVIRQENGAGPAIEHRLVGVFTVAAMNADVLAIPVISDRVHQVLGRSDATQDSLAGHMLIEFMQNLPRAELFASSVDRLYDIVTASRNIGAHPGSLLFLRADELGNFVTALVYLPRDRYTTTVRLAMQDTLVRELGGTGIDYTARVSESPWALVHFTVRLPEHSPHASIDTSEANRVRIQGLLTQTTRTWSDRLVRAVHPDSPIDRACAERYSVILPEVFKENVPPAEAIADIARIEGLQENSIDLAYDADELGTGVLSMYLGGRSASLSQVLPVLHSMGVDVLEERPYHFTRPDGLAVSLYAFRIVVHPAIARTFDAEGTARRADLLTRAIDAVWHGRVETDRFNELVLRAGLTAGQVTILRGYAKYLRQAGFPYSQAHIETVLADNSQTARDFVELFEARFNPDVTDDAAADAKAAQVLAEIDKVVSLDTDRVLRAFFGLIQATLRTNYFVNKEDSARAKGVLSFKLNPREINELPEPRPRFEIFVYSPRVEGVHLRFGPVARGGLRWSDRREDFRTEILGLVKAQAVKNAVIVPVGAKGGFVVKNPPAATGDAAADRDAFRAEGVECYRRFISGLLDITDNRDRATNAVVPPEGVRRRDGDDPYLVVAADKGTATFSDIANDVALSYGFWLGDAFASGGSVGYDHKAMGITARGAWESVKRHFLEMGIDTQTEDFTVVGVGDMSGDVFGNGMLLSQHIKLVAAFDHRHIFLDPNPDPASSWAERKRMFALERSSWADYNSALISAGGGVYSKEQKSIPISPEVREALGLDSGVAEMTPPQLVRAILLAPVDLFFNGGIGTYVKAESESQADVGDKANDAVRVNGNQVRARVIGEGGNLGLTSRGRIEFELNGGRVNTDALDNSAGVDCSDHEVNIKILIDSLVSAGKIAASERTALLESMTDDVATLVLADNESQNNLMGTSRANAASLLSVHARQIGYLVNERGLDRELEALPSEKEIDRRAALGIGLTSPELATLMAHVKLGLKDDLLASDAPDQEVTLRRMVHYFPDVLRERFDAEIRQHPLRKEIYATMLVNSVVDCGGITYVYRLLEDAGTGSVDGLKTYVAVEAIFGLRSLWDRIRHADVPVAVSDRLTLDMRRLLDRASRWLLSYRPQPLAVGAEINRFAEGIAELSPQLTTWLRGHDLEIVTKQTEDLVALGVPFDLASDVASCLYGFSLLDIIDIADIADRDGAEVADLYFTLMDDLRVDDLLTAVSQLERNDRWHSLARLAIRDDIYSSLRALTMDVLSVGEPDETGEQKIAEWEFTNASRLERARGTLAEIFASGEPDLATLSVAARQIRGMIRSSITGPA; this is encoded by the coding sequence GTGCGAGAGGCGCTCATGCGTGCGCTGCTGCGGTTGGCCGCGCGGCGTCAGCCACACGAGATCGCGATGGCCACCTACCGCAATGGCGACGACGCGGGATTGGGCACCGCCGTGCAGTTGGTCACCGACTACACGCCGTTGCTGACCGAGTCCATCACGGTGCTGCTGCGGCGCCAGGGCGTGGCCATCGTCGACTTGATGGACCCCGTTTTCTCGGTGGATCGGGCCACCGACGGCGCGCTGCTTTCGGCGATCCCGGTGGAGCACCCGCAAAGCGACACGGCGCCCAATGCCGAGAGCTGGATTCACCTGCAGCTGCCGCCGTCCATCGACGCCGAGCGTTTGGCGTTCATCGAGACCCAGCTGCCGCACACGCTGGAGGACGGCAGCCATGTCGCCGCCGACTCCGACGCCATGCGTGACGCGGTCATCGAACTGGCCGGCGATCTGGACGCGTCGCCGGGCAACGCGCGGTTCTCATCGGCCGAACTGACCGAGGTCGCCAACCTGTTGCGCTGGCTGGTCGATGGGAACTTCACGCTGCTGGGCTACCAGCGCTGCACTGTCGAGAACGGCCGCGCCACCGTCGATGAGTCCAGTCGGCTCGGTCTGCTCAAACGCCGCGAGGATGTCCTTCCACAACTCACCCACACCGATCAGCTACTGGTGCTGGCGCAGGCGACCACGCCCACCTATCTGCGGTATGCCATCTACCCGAACATCGTGGTGATCCGGCAAGAGAACGGCGCGGGGCCGGCCATCGAGCACCGGTTGGTCGGTGTCTTCACCGTCGCGGCGATGAACGCCGATGTGCTCGCCATCCCGGTGATCTCCGACCGGGTGCACCAAGTTCTCGGTCGCTCGGACGCGACCCAGGATTCGCTGGCCGGCCACATGCTGATCGAGTTCATGCAGAATCTGCCCCGCGCCGAGCTGTTCGCTTCCAGCGTCGACAGGCTCTACGACATCGTCACCGCGTCGAGAAATATTGGTGCGCACCCGGGTTCGCTGCTGTTTCTGCGAGCCGATGAATTGGGTAACTTTGTGACGGCGCTGGTGTATCTGCCCCGTGACCGCTACACCACCACGGTGCGGCTCGCCATGCAGGACACCCTGGTGCGAGAGCTCGGCGGCACGGGAATCGACTACACCGCACGCGTCAGCGAATCTCCCTGGGCTTTGGTCCATTTCACCGTGCGCCTGCCGGAGCACAGCCCACACGCCAGCATCGACACCTCGGAAGCCAATCGGGTCCGCATTCAGGGCCTGCTCACCCAGACCACTCGTACGTGGAGCGACCGCCTGGTCCGGGCGGTGCACCCCGACTCGCCGATCGACAGGGCCTGCGCAGAGCGGTACTCGGTCATCCTGCCGGAGGTCTTCAAGGAGAATGTGCCGCCCGCCGAGGCTATCGCGGATATCGCGAGAATCGAAGGGCTGCAAGAGAACTCCATCGATCTTGCCTACGACGCCGACGAGTTGGGCACCGGCGTGCTCAGCATGTACCTGGGCGGGCGCTCGGCTTCCCTGAGCCAGGTGCTCCCGGTACTGCACAGCATGGGCGTCGATGTCCTTGAGGAACGTCCGTATCACTTCACCCGGCCCGATGGCCTGGCCGTGTCGCTGTACGCCTTCCGCATCGTGGTGCACCCGGCGATAGCGCGTACTTTCGACGCCGAGGGCACCGCGCGTCGCGCCGACCTCCTGACCCGCGCCATCGACGCGGTATGGCACGGCCGTGTCGAAACCGACAGGTTCAACGAGCTGGTACTGCGGGCCGGGCTCACCGCCGGTCAGGTCACCATCCTGCGCGGATATGCCAAGTACCTGCGGCAGGCCGGCTTCCCCTACAGCCAGGCGCATATCGAAACGGTGCTGGCCGACAACTCCCAGACCGCCCGCGATTTCGTGGAACTGTTCGAGGCTCGTTTCAACCCTGATGTCACCGATGACGCCGCGGCCGATGCCAAGGCCGCACAGGTGCTGGCGGAGATCGACAAGGTGGTCAGCCTCGATACCGACAGGGTGCTACGCGCCTTCTTCGGCCTGATCCAGGCCACCTTGCGCACCAACTACTTTGTGAATAAAGAGGATTCGGCGCGCGCCAAGGGTGTGCTGTCCTTCAAGCTCAATCCGCGCGAGATCAACGAGCTGCCCGAGCCCCGGCCTCGCTTTGAGATCTTCGTGTACTCGCCGCGAGTGGAAGGCGTGCACCTGCGCTTCGGCCCGGTCGCGCGCGGCGGCCTGCGCTGGTCCGATCGCCGCGAGGACTTCCGCACCGAGATCCTGGGCCTGGTCAAGGCGCAGGCGGTCAAGAACGCCGTCATCGTGCCGGTCGGTGCCAAGGGTGGCTTCGTCGTCAAGAATCCACCCGCCGCTACCGGCGACGCCGCCGCCGATCGTGACGCGTTCCGGGCCGAGGGTGTCGAGTGCTACCGGCGTTTCATCAGCGGCCTGCTCGACATCACCGATAACCGCGACCGCGCCACCAATGCGGTAGTGCCGCCCGAAGGAGTGCGCCGCCGGGACGGTGACGATCCCTACCTGGTTGTGGCGGCCGACAAGGGCACCGCGACCTTCTCCGATATCGCCAACGACGTCGCGCTGTCCTACGGATTCTGGCTCGGCGACGCCTTCGCATCCGGTGGCTCCGTCGGCTATGACCACAAGGCGATGGGTATCACCGCGCGGGGCGCCTGGGAGAGCGTCAAACGGCACTTCCTGGAGATGGGAATCGACACCCAGACGGAGGATTTCACCGTCGTCGGAGTCGGCGACATGAGTGGGGACGTGTTCGGCAACGGCATGCTGTTGTCCCAGCACATCAAGCTGGTGGCCGCCTTCGACCACCGGCACATCTTCCTGGACCCCAACCCTGATCCGGCGTCCTCGTGGGCTGAACGCAAGAGGATGTTCGCGCTGGAGCGCTCCAGCTGGGCCGACTACAACTCCGCACTCATCAGTGCCGGTGGCGGCGTGTACAGCAAGGAACAGAAGTCGATACCGATCAGCCCCGAGGTTCGGGAGGCGCTGGGGCTCGACAGTGGCGTCGCGGAGATGACCCCGCCGCAGCTGGTTCGTGCCATCCTGCTGGCGCCGGTGGACCTGTTCTTCAACGGTGGCATCGGCACCTACGTCAAGGCGGAGAGCGAATCGCAGGCCGATGTGGGCGATAAGGCCAACGACGCCGTCCGGGTCAACGGAAACCAGGTGCGCGCCAGGGTGATCGGCGAAGGAGGCAACCTGGGACTCACCTCGCGGGGCCGTATCGAGTTCGAGCTCAACGGTGGCCGGGTGAACACCGACGCGCTGGACAACTCCGCCGGAGTGGACTGCTCGGACCACGAGGTCAACATCAAGATCCTGATCGACTCGCTGGTCAGTGCCGGCAAGATCGCGGCATCCGAGCGGACCGCGCTGTTGGAGTCGATGACCGACGACGTGGCCACGCTTGTGTTGGCCGACAATGAATCCCAGAACAATCTGATGGGCACCAGCCGCGCCAACGCGGCTTCACTGCTGAGCGTGCACGCGCGCCAGATCGGCTACCTGGTCAATGAGCGCGGCCTGGACCGCGAATTGGAAGCACTGCCCTCCGAGAAGGAGATCGACCGGCGTGCCGCGCTCGGAATCGGTTTGACTTCACCCGAACTGGCGACTTTGATGGCGCACGTCAAGTTGGGGCTCAAGGATGATCTGCTGGCCAGTGACGCACCGGACCAAGAGGTGACGCTGCGACGCATGGTGCACTACTTCCCGGACGTGCTGCGCGAGCGGTTCGACGCGGAGATCCGCCAGCATCCGCTGCGCAAGGAGATCTACGCCACCATGCTGGTCAACTCGGTGGTCGACTGCGGTGGAATCACCTATGTGTACCGGCTCCTCGAGGATGCCGGAACGGGTTCGGTGGACGGGCTCAAGACGTACGTCGCCGTCGAAGCCATCTTTGGACTGCGCTCGTTGTGGGATCGCATCCGGCATGCGGACGTGCCGGTGGCGGTCTCGGACCGGCTGACGCTGGACATGCGCCGCCTGCTGGATCGGGCCTCGCGCTGGCTCCTCAGCTACCGGCCCCAACCTCTGGCGGTTGGCGCCGAGATCAATCGTTTCGCCGAGGGCATCGCCGAGCTGAGCCCTCAGCTCACCACCTGGCTGCGTGGCCACGATCTGGAGATCGTCACCAAGCAGACCGAAGACTTGGTGGCACTGGGTGTTCCGTTCGACCTCGCCAGTGACGTCGCCAGCTGCCTGTACGGATTCAGCCTGCTGGACATCATCGATATCGCCGATATCGCCGATCGTGACGGGGCCGAGGTCGCCGACCTGTACTTCACCCTGATGGATGATCTGCGGGTGGACGACCTGCTGACCGCCGTCTCTCAGCTGGAGCGCAACGACCGGTGGCATTCGTTGGCCCGGTTGGCGATCCGCGACGACATCTACTCGTCGCTGCGGGCCCTCACCATGGACGTGCTGTCCGTGGGTGAACCGGACGAGACCGGTGAGCAGAAGATCGCGGAGTGGGAATTCACCAACGCGTCGCGGCTGGAACGGGCCCGCGGCACGCTCGCGGAGATCTTCGCCTCGGGCGAGCCGGACCTGGCGACGTTATCGGTGGCAGCACGCCAGATCAGAGGGATGATCAGGAGCAGCATCACCGGTCCTGCATGA
- a CDS encoding acyl-CoA thioesterase — protein MSSEKPGYVAAVPVRWSDIDMYQHVNHATMVTILEEARVPFLRDVFGAEITTTGLLIADVHVKYKGQVRLSDSPLQVTMWVSKIRAVDFTINYEVRSVNAAPDSKPAVIADTQLVTFHLDSQTLLRLTDTHREYLQRWTRP, from the coding sequence ATGAGTTCTGAGAAGCCCGGGTACGTCGCGGCGGTGCCGGTCCGCTGGTCCGATATCGACATGTACCAGCACGTCAACCACGCGACGATGGTGACGATCTTGGAAGAGGCGCGAGTGCCCTTCCTGCGGGACGTCTTTGGCGCCGAGATCACCACCACCGGTCTGCTGATCGCCGACGTGCATGTCAAGTACAAGGGGCAGGTTCGGCTGTCGGATTCGCCGCTGCAGGTGACCATGTGGGTGTCCAAGATCCGCGCGGTGGACTTCACCATCAACTACGAGGTGCGCTCGGTGAACGCGGCGCCCGACTCCAAACCCGCGGTGATCGCGGACACCCAGTTGGTCACCTTTCACCTCGACAGCCAGACCCTGTTGCGTCTCACCGACACCCATCGCGAGTACTTGCAGCGCTGGACACGGCCGTGA
- a CDS encoding pirin family protein, with protein MAKDDSAVRVIRSSDRWHWRNEWLESWQSFPVTGNFDLAGNAHGLLMVHNEDTVDPGEGFDAHTHRNTEIITWVLEGTVVHKDSLGNLGEIRPGIVQRMSAGTGITHSERNGAGRLERQQLHVIQMWIPPDEINREPSYQESDLTADLDRNTLVPIASGMPRYSNDAAISIGNRYATLHVAVLDPGHSANIPDALYGHVFVARGQVDFEGHGLLQQGDAVRLTRSGGHRAVATGEGAELLVWEMHGTAINV; from the coding sequence GTGGCCAAGGATGACTCCGCCGTACGAGTAATCCGAAGCTCCGATCGGTGGCACTGGCGCAACGAGTGGCTTGAGTCATGGCAGTCGTTCCCCGTGACGGGAAATTTCGATTTGGCCGGGAACGCCCATGGCCTTCTGATGGTCCACAATGAGGACACCGTCGACCCGGGCGAAGGCTTTGACGCGCACACTCATCGCAATACCGAAATCATCACATGGGTACTCGAAGGCACTGTGGTGCACAAAGATTCCCTGGGCAACCTCGGAGAAATCCGTCCGGGAATCGTGCAAAGGATGAGCGCTGGAACCGGGATCACACATTCGGAGCGAAATGGTGCGGGACGGCTTGAACGCCAGCAGCTTCATGTGATCCAGATGTGGATCCCACCAGATGAGATAAATAGAGAGCCGAGCTACCAAGAATCGGACCTTACTGCCGACCTTGATCGAAATACTCTGGTACCCATAGCATCTGGAATGCCCAGGTATAGCAATGACGCCGCTATCTCAATCGGGAACCGCTATGCCACGCTGCATGTCGCCGTCCTGGACCCCGGGCATTCAGCCAACATCCCCGATGCCCTGTACGGCCACGTCTTCGTAGCGCGGGGACAGGTCGACTTCGAGGGCCACGGTCTACTTCAGCAGGGTGACGCGGTGCGTCTCACCCGGTCGGGAGGACACCGCGCTGTCGCCACCGGCGAAGGTGCGGAACTACTCGTGTGGGAGATGCACGGTACGGCGATAAATGTCTGA
- a CDS encoding class I SAM-dependent methyltransferase: MIDWDQVYRVGHTPGWNIGRPQPEYEGLINQEGIVKGEVLDAGCGYAELSLALAARGHSVVGVDIAAAPIASAILTAAMRRLPSAKFIHADIMNLKRYANRFSTIFDSGLLDVVPPKLHATYLRSILHMARADARLYILAFASGAFPGHTGTLPTQFTRDSLHQLVSAHWNIHSIRPAVIHARNAQLPDGSAAPDIVLDADRAVRLPAYLVIARKPVTENGGKFSGFQALIDRGTNGRMRRGQG, encoded by the coding sequence ATGATCGACTGGGATCAGGTCTACCGAGTGGGCCATACACCCGGATGGAACATCGGTAGACCGCAGCCCGAATATGAAGGGCTGATCAACCAAGAAGGCATAGTCAAAGGCGAGGTCCTCGACGCCGGTTGCGGGTACGCCGAACTTTCTTTGGCACTAGCCGCACGGGGTCACTCAGTCGTCGGCGTCGACATCGCGGCCGCACCGATCGCATCGGCAATCTTGACTGCCGCGATGCGACGGCTGCCCAGCGCCAAATTCATCCATGCCGACATCATGAACCTCAAGCGATACGCCAATCGTTTCTCGACGATATTCGACAGCGGACTTCTCGATGTGGTGCCGCCGAAGCTGCACGCCACATACCTTCGCTCGATACTGCATATGGCAAGGGCAGACGCACGCCTCTACATCTTGGCCTTTGCCTCTGGCGCGTTCCCCGGTCATACCGGAACACTGCCGACGCAGTTCACCAGAGATTCCCTTCACCAACTTGTGTCCGCCCACTGGAACATTCATTCCATCCGGCCGGCAGTCATCCATGCCAGAAACGCACAGCTACCGGATGGATCGGCGGCACCAGACATAGTTCTCGATGCGGATCGAGCCGTTAGACTTCCCGCCTACCTTGTTATCGCCCGCAAACCTGTCACTGAAAATGGTGGCAAATTTTCGGGTTTTCAAGCATTAATTGACAGAGGAACGAACGGAAGGATGCGCCGTGGCCAAGGATGA
- a CDS encoding glycoside hydrolase family 13 protein: protein MTAAYLGRHDDPWWSRAVFYQIYPRSFGDSDGDGVGDLDGISAKLGYLDLLGIQGIWLNPVTKSPMADHGYDVSNPREIDPLFGGLTAMHRLIASAHRHNIKVIMDLVPNHTSSEHRWFIEALAAEPGSDARARYIFRDGKGANGELPPNNWPSVFGGPAWTRITEPDGTPGQWYLHLFAPEQPDVNWDNPEVFDDFADTLRFWLDRGIDGFRLDVAHGMAKPPGLPDIEDTETSMLHIADEDPRFNNEGVHEYHRKIRKVLDQYRDVVAVGEIWVNDNTRFAEYVRPDELHLGFNFKLVEAEFDADQIRAAIENSLAAVDSVGATPTWTLSNHDVEREVTRYGDGQIGQWRARAMALVMLALPGTVFIYNGSELGLPNVELPDEALQDPVWERSGHTERGRDGCRVPIPWEGTEPPYGFSSNDQTWLPMPHGWADFTVERQLERTDSTLSLYRRAIELRKNREEFTGTSLEWYGSPSGALAFRVKGGGLTCALNVSSDLVDLPAGEVILTSGPLVNGKLPRNTAAWIV from the coding sequence GTGACCGCCGCCTACTTGGGCCGACATGACGACCCCTGGTGGTCGCGGGCCGTCTTCTATCAGATCTACCCGCGCTCGTTCGGCGACAGCGACGGCGACGGTGTCGGTGACCTGGACGGCATTTCAGCAAAGCTTGGCTACCTTGACCTACTCGGGATCCAGGGGATCTGGCTAAATCCCGTTACCAAATCGCCGATGGCCGATCACGGGTATGACGTGTCCAATCCCCGCGAGATCGACCCGTTGTTCGGCGGGCTCACCGCCATGCACCGGCTGATCGCCTCGGCACATCGGCACAACATCAAGGTCATCATGGACTTGGTGCCCAACCACACCAGTTCCGAACACCGCTGGTTCATCGAGGCACTCGCCGCCGAGCCCGGCAGTGACGCCCGCGCGCGTTACATATTCCGGGACGGCAAGGGCGCCAACGGTGAACTGCCGCCGAATAATTGGCCGTCAGTGTTCGGCGGTCCGGCCTGGACGCGGATCACCGAACCGGACGGCACCCCCGGCCAGTGGTACCTGCACCTGTTCGCCCCCGAGCAGCCCGACGTCAACTGGGACAACCCCGAGGTGTTCGACGATTTCGCCGATACCCTGCGTTTCTGGCTGGACCGGGGCATCGACGGATTCCGTCTGGACGTCGCCCACGGCATGGCCAAGCCGCCGGGCTTGCCCGACATCGAGGACACCGAAACCTCGATGCTGCATATCGCCGATGAGGACCCGCGCTTCAACAACGAAGGTGTGCACGAGTACCACCGCAAGATTCGCAAGGTGCTCGACCAGTATCGCGATGTGGTTGCGGTCGGCGAGATCTGGGTGAACGACAACACTCGCTTCGCCGAGTATGTCCGGCCCGACGAGCTGCACCTCGGATTCAACTTCAAACTGGTCGAGGCTGAGTTCGACGCCGACCAGATTCGTGCCGCCATCGAAAACTCGCTTGCCGCGGTGGATTCAGTGGGCGCGACACCCACCTGGACGTTGTCCAACCACGACGTGGAGCGTGAGGTGACCCGTTACGGCGACGGCCAGATCGGCCAGTGGCGAGCCCGGGCCATGGCCCTGGTGATGCTGGCGCTGCCGGGAACCGTGTTCATCTACAACGGTTCCGAACTCGGCCTGCCGAATGTCGAACTGCCCGACGAGGCCTTGCAGGACCCGGTGTGGGAGCGCTCCGGCCACACCGAGCGGGGTCGCGACGGCTGCCGCGTGCCGATCCCCTGGGAGGGCACCGAACCCCCTTACGGCTTCTCGAGCAACGACCAGACCTGGCTGCCCATGCCGCACGGCTGGGCAGACTTCACCGTGGAGCGCCAGCTGGAGCGCACCGACTCCACACTGTCGCTGTATCGGCGTGCCATCGAATTACGCAAGAACCGCGAGGAATTCACGGGCACCAGCCTGGAGTGGTACGGCAGCCCTTCGGGAGCACTGGCATTTCGCGTCAAGGGCGGCGGCCTGACGTGCGCCTTGAACGTCAGCAGCGATCTGGTGGATCTGCCCGCGGGCGAAGTCATCCTGACCAGCGGGCCGCTGGTCAACGGCAAGCTGCCGCGTAATACCGCTGCCTGGATCGTCTAG
- a CDS encoding globin, which translates to MDNVAAPTPENFYDAVGGAATFHAIVARFYELVADDEVLRPLYPEEDLTGAEDRLRMFLEQYWGGPRTYSDQRGHPRLRMRHAPFRIGPIERDAWLRCMRTAVDSIDRNTLDDDHRAQLWSYLEMAAQSMVNSPF; encoded by the coding sequence ATGGACAACGTGGCAGCCCCTACCCCTGAAAACTTCTACGACGCCGTCGGTGGCGCCGCCACCTTCCACGCGATTGTGGCCCGCTTCTACGAGCTTGTTGCCGACGACGAGGTGCTCCGACCGCTCTATCCCGAGGAGGACCTCACCGGCGCGGAAGATCGCTTGCGGATGTTTCTCGAGCAGTACTGGGGCGGCCCGCGCACCTACTCGGACCAGCGTGGACACCCACGGTTGCGGATGCGGCACGCGCCGTTTCGGATCGGGCCCATCGAACGCGACGCCTGGTTGCGCTGCATGCGTACCGCCGTCGATTCCATCGACCGAAACACCCTTGACGACGATCATCGCGCCCAGTTGTGGAGCTACCTGGAAATGGCGGCGCAGTCAATGGTCAACTCGCCGTTCTGA